The genomic window GCATAAAAATTCCCATAACTAAAATAGGCTCGTACCAATGCATGCCTATCTTCCGAAGATATGGCATACTGCATGCTCAAATCGTTCATCTCTTTGGCTTTTAAAAGGTTGTTGTTGTCGTAATAATAGTAGCTAAGTAGTTGGTAGATTTGTTGGGTTAGGGCATGATAATTTATAGCAGTGCTGTAGTCAAGAGCTTTTTCTGCCATCCATAAAATACTATCATTACTAGCGTTGTATGCATTTTGTGCCTTTAAAAACAGGGCTGTTGCTATACCTTTTTTGTAATCTATTTTTCTTGCAATTTTTAGTGCATGCGTTGCTTGATTAAGAGAAAGGTTTAAATCTCTGTTTTTATTTAGTTCTGCTAAATAGTTTAGTAAATCAACCTTAGCAGAGTCATTCTTTTCAATTTGCACTCTTCTTTCTAATGAGTCTATTAGCTTCACTTGCGCGAATAAGTTCGCAAATAAAAAACTGAAAATAATAAGTAAAAACCTTCGAATGTGCATAATGCCTTAATATACAGATTTTGCCATTATTTATGACGATCAAGACTATGTTTTTCTACTTTTTTAGTATCTTGTTGTTCTGTTTTGTACCCTAGTAGGGTTAAGCATTTTATTTTAACATCTAATTTTTCTATATATGAAGCGAATAATTAAAAAAGTTGCGGTATTAGGTTCAGGTGTAATGGGATCTAGAATAGCTTGTCATTTTGCAAATATTGGTTTAGAGGTATTGCTACTCGACATAGTTCCAAAAGATGCTCCGGCAGGCGATAAGAAGGCTCGTAATAAAATAGTAAATGACGCATTACAGTTTGCCTTGAAGTCAAATCCATCTCCTATTTACCATAAATCATTTGTTAATAGAATAGCCACAGGAAATTTTGAAGATGATATGAAAAATATCTCTTCTTGTGATTGGATTATAGAGGTTGTTGTGGAAAGATTAGACATTAAAAAAGTAGTGTTTGAAAATGTTGAAAAATATCGTAAGCCGGGAACTCTTATAACATCAAATACTTCAGGTATTCCAATGAAATTGATGAGTGAAGGCAGAAGCGAAGATTTTCAAAAGCATTTTTGTGGAACACATTTTTTCAACCCTCCTCGTTATTTAAAATTACTCGAAATTATTCCTGCACCTCATACATCTCCCGAAGTAATTGATTTTTTAATGAATTATGGGGAGCAGTTTTTAGGAAAAACTACCGTTTTATGTAAAGATACTCCAGCCTTTATTGCCAATAGAATTGGCGTGTTTGGTATAATGAGTTTGTTTCATTTAGTAGAAAAAATGGGATTAACTATCGAAGAGGTTGATAAACTTACTGGTCCTGTTTTTGGTCGCCCGAAATCTGCAACTTTTAGAACATGCGATGTAGTTGGTTTAGATACCTTGGTGCATGTGGCGAATGGTGTAGCAGCATCTTGCCCAAATGATGAGGCTAAAGATGTATTTAAAATTCCGGCATACATAACCAAAATGGTGGAGAATAAATGGTTGGGATCTAAAACTGAACAAGGTTTCTTTAAGAAGGTAAAAGGTGCTGGCGGGAAAAGCGAGATTCATGCGTTAGACCTTACAACTCTTGAATACAAGCCATCTCAAAAGGTTAAGTTTGCTACACTTGAAACAACAAAATCTATTGATAATTTAAAAGATAGATTAAAAGTGTTGCATGCCGGAAAAGATAAAGCTGGTGAGTTTTACAGAGCTAGTACATTTGGCCTGTTGCAATATGTTTCTAACCGTATTCCGGAGATAGCTGATGAATTGTTTAAAATTGATGCTGCTATGAATGCCGGATTTGGATGGGCTTTAGGTCCATTTGAAATGTGGGATGCACTTGGTGTGGAAAATACACTAACCGAAATGGAAAAGGCTGGTAACAAAGCAGCTGCTTGGGTTACAGATATGGTAAAAGCCGGACATAAAAGCTTTTATAAAATTGAAGATGGTGTGAAAAAATATTATGATATCCCATCTAAATCATACAAAACTGTCCCTGGTACAGAACAATTTATATTGCTTGATACAATTCGCCCTACAAAAACAGTTTGGAAAAATGCGGGTACAACTATAACCGATATTGGTGATGGAATTTTGAACTTGGAATTCCATACCAAAATGAATACGATTGGTAGTGAAGTTATACAAGGCATACATACTGCTATTGATATGGCAGAGAAAGATTATCGTGGTTTAGTGATATCAAATGAAGGAGATAATTTTTCTGCAGGGGCCAATGTCGGTATGATTTTTATGATGGCTGCAGAGCAAGAATGGGATGAATTAAATTTTGCTATCAAAGCATTTCAAAATGCTATGATGCGTGTAAGATATTCCTCTATTCCGGTTGTTGTAGCTCCTCACAATATGGCATTGGGCGGTGCAACTGAAATGAGTTTACACTCAGATAAAGTAGTTGCTCATGCTGAGTTGTATATGGGGCTTGTAGAGTTTGGGGTAGGTCTCATCCCTGGTGGTGGCGGAACTAAAGAGTTTGCTGTTAGATTGTCGGATGAGTTGCACGAAGGTGATGTGGAGTTAAACGCATTCCGCAATCGCTTCCTCACTATCGGACAAGCAAAGGTGTCCACATCTGCTCACGAAGCGTTTGATTTAGGTTATTTACGTAAAGGTAAAGATGTAGTGGTGGTATCACGCAATCGCTTATTGGCCGAAGCAAAAGAACAATGTTTAGAGTTAGCAAACGCTGGATATGTAAGACCAATTGAACGAAAGGATATCAGAGTGCTTGGTAAGCAAGGCCTTGGATTAGCTTATTTAGGAGCCAATTCAATGCTTTCCGGAAATTATATTTCTGAGCATGATGCTAAAATTTCTCAAAAACTAGCGCATGTATTATGTGGTGGTGATTTATCTTCTCCTACTATTGTAAGCGAACAATATTTACTAGACTTGGAAAGAGAAATGTTCTTGTCATTATGTGGCGAGAAAAAAACATTAGAGCGAATTCAAAGTATTATTACTGGTGGTAAAGTGCTTAGAAACTAATATAACTTATTATTATAACTCAAAACATTAAACTAGCAACATTAAACTTTTTTTTATGAACGCATACATAGTAGCAGCATATCGCACCGCAGTTGGAAAAGCCGGCAGAGGTGGTTTTCGTTTTACACGTCCTGACGATTTAGCAGCAGACGTAATTAAACACTTAATGAAATCAGTGCCTAATGTGGCGCATGATCAAGTAGATGATTTAATTGTTGGTAATGCTATGCCTGAAGCCGAACAAGGAATGAATTTTGCTCGATTTATTTCGTTGGCAGCCTTTAATACAGATAAGGTATCTGCCATGACGGTTAATCGTTATTGTGCATCTGGTTTAGAAACTATTGCAATTGCCTCTGCTAAAATTCATGCAGGACAGGCTGATTGTATTGTAGCCGGTGGATCTGAGTCCATGAGTTTAATTCCGATGGGCGGTTGGAGAATTATTCCAAATTACGAAGTAGCAAAAACTAATCCTGATTATTATTGGGGAATGGGACTTACAGCCGAAGCGGTGGCAAAAGAATATAAAGTTTCTAGAGAAGATCAAGATGCTTTTTCTTTCAACTCTCATATGAAAGCTATGAAAGCTATTAAAGATGGCAAGTTTAAAGAAGAAATTGTCCCAATTACTGTGAAAGAAACATTCTTAGATGCAAGCGAAAAAAAACAAACTCGCGATATTATTATAGATACAGATGAAGGTCCTCGTGCTGATACTACGTTGGAAGCATTGGCTAAATTAAAGCCTGTGTTTGCTGCAAATGGTAGTGTTACAGCAGGTAATTCTTCACAAACTAGTGATGGTGCAGCTTTTGTAATGGTAGTGAGCGAGAAATTTTTAAAAGCAAATAATCTTAAACCAATTGCGCGTTTAGTAAGCTTTGCATCTGCAGGTGTACCTCCACGTATTATGGGTATTGGTCCAGTAGCAGCCATTCCAAAAGCATTGAAATTGGCAGGTTTAAAGCAAGATCAAATTGATTTGTTTGAATTGAATGAAGCCTTTGCTTCTCAGTCATTAGCAGTAGTGCGTGAGTTGGGCATTAACCAAGAACTAGTAAATGTAAACGGTGGAGCCATCTCCTTAGGACATCCCCTAGGATGCAGTGGGGCTAAACTTTCTGTTCAACTATTTAACGAACTAAAACGAAGAAATAAAAAATATGGTGTAGTAACCATGTGTGTAGGTACAGGGCAAGGTGCTGCTGGAGTGTTTGAAATGTTGTAAAATTTAAATGAATGAAGTACAAGGCCTCGCTTGATTTAATAGCGAAAGTTACAACGTATGGATAAATAGTTTTTTGTGTTTTTGAAGGGCTGCTTTTTCTGCGGTTCGAAAATAGTGGTAATAACTATATTCACGGAATTGTATGTTTAATTTTGTTGCTTACAATTCTTATAAGTTTTTTTTTGCACCTAGATATTATATCCTTAATGACACACAACTCATAATCGTTAGACCTATTGCAAATAAAGTTTTTGAAAGAAAATCAATTGTTAATGCCAAGGTTATTGATAATGCAGCTTTCTTAAAAATTCAACGGACATTTGGTGTAGGTGGATTATTTGGTTATTTCGGTGTTTTTAGTGGAATTTATGTTTTCGCTACCCAGAAAAAGAATGGTATTTTATTTACTACAGCAAGTGATAATAAGGAGTATATAATCTCTCCAGATGATACAGCTTTGTATGATAACTTAATTTCAAAGACAAATTAGTTTTTTAAGGTTTTCTTTAGTTTCTAGAACCTAAGCTTATAAATGAATGAAGCGCATTTTTTTATTTTTATCATTTCTATTTCTCTTTCTCTTTAATTTTTCTAGAGCAGAAGACAATACAAATACGTATAGAAAAACTCAAATTGGATTTACTATTTCTCCGGATCTATGCTATAGAAAGCTAACGAATGGTTTTTCATATCGATACGACCTCGAAAAACCTAAACTTGGTTATACTTTGGGTGCAAGTGTTTGGTGGCAACTTCGCAAAAAAATTGGATTAGAATTAGGGCTTAGTTATTCTAATAAAGGATATAAATTTAAGTTTAATGATTTTAGTTTTCTAACCTATGGAGATTTTATTGATCCAACCAAAGGATTTGTCTTTAATACAGGCCCAACAGCAGATGTGAAAGGGAAATATGTTTATAATTTTAGCTATATAGAAGTGCCATTCAAATTAACATTTTTAGCAGGCACTAAATCTCTTCATTTTTTCTATAGTGTTGGAGTAGCTCCTGGTTTTCTTTTTTATAGTTCAACCAAGTCAATTGTTTCAATTGATGGTGAAGAACCCAATGTTACTAAAAACGCCACGCCATTCAATGGTATCCCGATTAATATTTCACCGCTGCTAAGCATTGGAATAAATTACAACATAAACGATAAATCTAACCTTCGTATTGAACCGTTAGTTAAATACGGTTTAATAGATATAAGTGGAGCAGCTACATCCGGAGAATTTTTGTGGAGTGCAGGATTAAGTATTTCGTGCTTTTTTATCAAATAAGTTGTTTCATTAACCACTTTCCTCGGTTAGTCGTAGTGTCTCGCTACGACTTCAACAATTTTAATTTTGTATTCTTGTAAATACTTTTAATGCCATCAACAGCGCTGTAGTCGAAAGCCACAACTTCCTAAGAATATGTAAAATCTTTGCCTTTCCATAGAAATTTTGACCTCTTTCCAATTTCAAACTATGCCCAAAGGAACAGGCTGTAGCTTTATAAAAACGGGTACTGGGTTGTTTGGGTTAATCTAGGCATCCACGAGTAACCCAATATTTATAACCAATGATAGCTTTTTCCCATGTTTTTAGTTTTGTCAAATCACGTTTATAATATTTGGGTAGCACTATCTTATTTAATTTAGCTAACAACTGAAAAATACTTTTTCTCATTTTATATATTTTGTTTTGGGAGCAAGGTAAAATTAATTAGGACTAACTATGTTGTTCAATAGTCAAAATAAATTTAGTACAAATTGTTTGTATATAACAAAGTCATTTTCAGATTAATCTTAATGATGCCTGTGCTGAGGTTTTGGCTAGCCCCAAAAACTACACTGAGAGTTTTTTTTGAATGAGTTTAAGATTAAATATTTCGTATCTTCTATACAATTATGTTTGTTTCATTAGATATTATTTTAATATGCAATCAAAAGCCACAACCCCCGAAGAATATGTAAAATCATTGCCTGTAGACAGAAAGCCTGCAATTACCAAACTTAGAGAGGTAATTCTGAATAATATCCCTAAGGGGTTTAAAGAGGAAATGAGCTACGGCATGCTTGGATACGTAGTACCTCATTCTCTCTATCCTAGCGGTTATCATTGTAATCCTAAGTTGCCATTACCTTTCATAAATTTAGCATCACAAAAAAATTATATTTCTTTTTATCACATGGGGCTATATAAGGGCGAACTGCTTACTTGGTTTGAGAAGGAATGGAAGTCCACTTCAAAAAACAAGCTAGATATGGGCAAATGCTGTGTGCGTTTCAAAAAGCTCGATGAAATCCCCTTTGAGCTTATTGGCAAACTCGTTTCTAAAGTCACACCTAAACAGTGGATTGATATTTACGAAAGTAGCATTAAAAAATAGGAAACTATATTTATCTGTTACTTATAGAAGTATTTTATTTGCTTTAAAATCTTATATCTATTATAATACTACATTTGTAGTACATTAAATTAAAGTATGTATAAGCGCGTTTTAATTGCATTAGCGGCATTGGCGTTAATTATAACTGCCGGTATATACTTGCTTAAGTCGTCCAATCAAAGTAATGAGGTTAAATTACTTGATATATCTTGTATACCAATAAATGCAATTTGCATTGTAGAATCTCATAATGCCATATCTGGTTTAAATTCCATTGTTAATCAAAATGAAGTTTTTGAAAAGTTAGCACAAACAGAATTGTTTAATTACAATACGTCCTTAGCTGTTTTAGACTCTCTAATACAGAGAAATAGCGCTGCAAAAAAATATTTTAAAAACAAAACCACTTATTTGTCAATACATCCCCGAGGCGTTAATAAAATTGGTGTCTTGTTTTCTTTTACTACCGGATCTTCTCAGCAAAACGATTCTCTGCAGCAATTTATTAGTAGTTATAAAAGCGACTCTCTTATTTTATCAAAAAACTATGATGGTGCTATAATTTCTCAATTGGCTATTGCAGGAGGAATTTATAATGCAACCATTTACAAAAATTATTTTTTGGTTAGTCAGCACATTACTTTAATTGAAGATGCTGTGCGGCAAATCAATTCGAAAATATCGTTGATAAATAATGAAGTGTTTAAGAAAGCCTATCAAACAAAGGGAAACAAAGGTTTGGGGACGCTTTTTTTAAATCTAGAGCAATTCCCTTTTTTAGCAAAAGATATACTTACTCCTGCAACTCAAATCAGTTTCAATAGAATTGAAAATTTTTGTCAGTGGATAGCTCTTGACATTGATAATGTTGCTAACTCAATTGTTCTAAAAGGGTTTTCTGCAGTTAAAGATTCTTTGAAAAGCTACCTTTCCATTTTTCGTAAGCAAGAACCTGTTGCTATTGACTTGTATTCTGTTATTCCTGATAATGTGTCTTTTTTTTCTGTTTGGGGTGTAAGCAATCAGATGGCTTTTAATCAATCATACAAAAGCTATTTACGCTCGTATAATTTGTTGCAGGATAATGAGGCCTATTTTAAAAAGGTTAAACGGAAAACCGGATTGGATGTAGAGCGTTTATTGATAAACGAATGGTCGTCCCAATTAGCACATTATTCTATTGAAAGTAAAGATGCGGAAAGCGCTAATTATATGGTTTTACAAGTGAAGGATGTGGATAAATTTGTTGAACTTACAACAGCTATTGTTGATTCTTTATCGGCAGATTCTATCCCTAAAGTTGATACTATTCACTATCAAACATATCCAATTTATAGTTTTCCCTTGCCCGAGTATTTTAATTATTACCTCCAAAGTTCTGTACCCAATTTTAAGTGTAATTACTTTACTGTTATTTCTAACGAATATGTTGTTTTTTCAGCTAGTATAGACAATTTGAAAAATTGTATCGAATCCTATGTTGCATCCGAAACTTTTGTCGGAACGTACTACTACAAAAACTATTTTTCGAAAAAATATAATTCCGATTGCAATTTTCTTACATACTATTCTTCTGCTTTTTTTATTGATAAACTTAAAACTAGTACCGTTCTTAATTATGCTACAAATGTTACAAAAGCTGAGCCATTGCTAAAAGAGTTTTATCCATTAGCGTTTCAGTTTTCAAATACCTCTAAATTAATGTATTCCTATGCAGCCATTGGACTTAAAGACTCTTTGGCGCAAACCATTGATGAGTATTGGAAAATAAATTTTGACACCACTATCACTAAAAAGCCTGTAGCTATTTACAATCATAGCGACAAAAGGGAAGATGTTTTTGTACAAGACAATGCCAATAAAATTTATTGGGTTAACTGTACCGGTGAAATAGCTTGGCAAATGCAGCTAAAAGATTCTATTGTAGGTAATGTTATTCAAATTGATGCCTATAAAAACAACAAGCTTCAGTTATTATTCGCTACGAAAAACGAAATTCACCTAATTGATAAAAATGGTAATTATTTAAAAGGATATCCTTTTAAAGTAAAGTCGACCATTGTTTCTAATTTAATTACTTACAACAAAAAAAGAGAAACTCTAATTGGATTTGTTAATTCGCAAAACGAGCTGCAATCATTTAAAATAAGCTCTGTTGCTATCGAAAAACATCAATCCGCAAAAATAGGTTTTGCTGCAAATTATCTTACCGCTTTCAATTTGTCAGACGGAACATCTGTAATAGCGGCTACCGATCCACAACATATTTCCTTTGTGAAGAATTTCAAGCAAGTTATACATACTGGGAATCTTAAAAACTCTATTATTTCTCCAATTTTGCTTTCTGAGAAAGCAAAAGATAAAATAGAGTTTTGTTTTGTTGATGCTAATTTTGAATACAATAGAATTGATTTGTTTTCCGGCAAGCATATTTCTAGTAAGGAAGATGTGTTTAGCGATGTCGAATTCGTAGTTTTATCCAATGCCAATTGGCTTATATACAAAGAAGGTTCTATAATACAGGTCGATGCTAATTTAAAAAACACGACTAGTCAGCTCTTCAAGAAAAAGTTGGAATCCGCAACAAATGCAGTAGAATTTGTTTCTAAAGACGCAAGTAAATATTGTGTTTCAAATAATAGTAAAACGGCTTTATATCTAAAGTCGTCAGAACGCGTTTTACCAACAGTTTTTAATGGCAAAATGTGTTGTATTGTTAAGTCCTTTAATAATTCCTACCAACTTATCACACTTCAAAAAGATAGAAAATTGGCTTCTTTTAGGTTAGAAGAATAATTTACTAAATTCGCTGTTCAAAAAACTTTAATCATGGTAAGGGCAGGAAAATTATTCTTTTTGTTGGTAATCTTAACAACAAGTATAAAGTCGCAAGATTTTTTAGGTTACATCAACAGTAATTATTCCGGTGTAAATGGAATAAACCTGAATCCAGCCTCTATTGCCGATAGTCGTTATAAAGTAGATGTCAATCTTATTGGTGCCAGTGGGTATTTATATAATAATTACGTTGGTATGCTTTCCGATGCTTTTAAAGAAGAAGGTGCTTTCGATGATACATTGTTTAAAGTAAACTATCTCCGACTAAAAGAAACCGATAAAAGCAAATCTCTTTTTTTAAGAAATAATTTCGAATTGCCCTCTGTGATGGTTTCTATTACACCAAAAGATGCTATTGGTTTCTCTTGGCGTATTCGCAATTACATTAACATTGATGGAGTAGAGCAGGAAATGGCCGATTTGATTTACAACGATTTTAGTATGAATAATTTATACAATAAATCTATTTCCAATGAACGATTAAGCGCTCAATTTATGAGTTGGTCAGAGGTTGGATTTTCATACGCACGAGTGTTATTGGATAAGGAACGAAATTTCATGAAGGCAGGAGTGCGAGCTAA from Bacteroidota bacterium includes these protein-coding regions:
- a CDS encoding enoyl-CoA hydratase/isomerase family protein; amino-acid sequence: MKRIIKKVAVLGSGVMGSRIACHFANIGLEVLLLDIVPKDAPAGDKKARNKIVNDALQFALKSNPSPIYHKSFVNRIATGNFEDDMKNISSCDWIIEVVVERLDIKKVVFENVEKYRKPGTLITSNTSGIPMKLMSEGRSEDFQKHFCGTHFFNPPRYLKLLEIIPAPHTSPEVIDFLMNYGEQFLGKTTVLCKDTPAFIANRIGVFGIMSLFHLVEKMGLTIEEVDKLTGPVFGRPKSATFRTCDVVGLDTLVHVANGVAASCPNDEAKDVFKIPAYITKMVENKWLGSKTEQGFFKKVKGAGGKSEIHALDLTTLEYKPSQKVKFATLETTKSIDNLKDRLKVLHAGKDKAGEFYRASTFGLLQYVSNRIPEIADELFKIDAAMNAGFGWALGPFEMWDALGVENTLTEMEKAGNKAAAWVTDMVKAGHKSFYKIEDGVKKYYDIPSKSYKTVPGTEQFILLDTIRPTKTVWKNAGTTITDIGDGILNLEFHTKMNTIGSEVIQGIHTAIDMAEKDYRGLVISNEGDNFSAGANVGMIFMMAAEQEWDELNFAIKAFQNAMMRVRYSSIPVVVAPHNMALGGATEMSLHSDKVVAHAELYMGLVEFGVGLIPGGGGTKEFAVRLSDELHEGDVELNAFRNRFLTIGQAKVSTSAHEAFDLGYLRKGKDVVVVSRNRLLAEAKEQCLELANAGYVRPIERKDIRVLGKQGLGLAYLGANSMLSGNYISEHDAKISQKLAHVLCGGDLSSPTIVSEQYLLDLEREMFLSLCGEKKTLERIQSIITGGKVLRN
- a CDS encoding acetyl-CoA C-acyltransferase → MNAYIVAAYRTAVGKAGRGGFRFTRPDDLAADVIKHLMKSVPNVAHDQVDDLIVGNAMPEAEQGMNFARFISLAAFNTDKVSAMTVNRYCASGLETIAIASAKIHAGQADCIVAGGSESMSLIPMGGWRIIPNYEVAKTNPDYYWGMGLTAEAVAKEYKVSREDQDAFSFNSHMKAMKAIKDGKFKEEIVPITVKETFLDASEKKQTRDIIIDTDEGPRADTTLEALAKLKPVFAANGSVTAGNSSQTSDGAAFVMVVSEKFLKANNLKPIARLVSFASAGVPPRIMGIGPVAAIPKALKLAGLKQDQIDLFELNEAFASQSLAVVRELGINQELVNVNGGAISLGHPLGCSGAKLSVQLFNELKRRNKKYGVVTMCVGTGQGAAGVFEML
- a CDS encoding outer membrane beta-barrel protein, which produces MKRIFLFLSFLFLFLFNFSRAEDNTNTYRKTQIGFTISPDLCYRKLTNGFSYRYDLEKPKLGYTLGASVWWQLRKKIGLELGLSYSNKGYKFKFNDFSFLTYGDFIDPTKGFVFNTGPTADVKGKYVYNFSYIEVPFKLTFLAGTKSLHFFYSVGVAPGFLFYSSTKSIVSIDGEEPNVTKNATPFNGIPINISPLLSIGINYNINDKSNLRIEPLVKYGLIDISGAATSGEFLWSAGLSISCFFIK
- a CDS encoding DUF1801 domain-containing protein, with protein sequence MQSKATTPEEYVKSLPVDRKPAITKLREVILNNIPKGFKEEMSYGMLGYVVPHSLYPSGYHCNPKLPLPFINLASQKNYISFYHMGLYKGELLTWFEKEWKSTSKNKLDMGKCCVRFKKLDEIPFELIGKLVSKVTPKQWIDIYESSIKK